A genome region from Natronobeatus ordinarius includes the following:
- a CDS encoding DUF1684 domain-containing protein — MTDPFDADTWATELEDKRAEKDRFFDEHPQSPIPPEEREAFDGLAYFDPDPAYRVSATVTVHDDPEADPVPMATTAGREVRYLRVATLTFDLERDDDDLADGTYELHAYQQRPGGDEPLFVPFRDKTTGQQTYEGGRYMELEADRDLEIGDEIVLDLNLAYSPFCAYSETFDCPKPPEENWLEVAIPAGERVE; from the coding sequence ATGACCGATCCGTTCGACGCCGACACCTGGGCGACCGAACTCGAGGACAAACGCGCGGAGAAAGACCGCTTTTTCGACGAGCACCCGCAGTCGCCGATCCCGCCCGAAGAGCGCGAGGCGTTCGACGGACTCGCCTACTTCGATCCCGACCCGGCCTACCGCGTGAGCGCAACCGTGACGGTCCACGACGACCCGGAGGCCGATCCCGTGCCGATGGCGACCACCGCCGGGCGAGAGGTACGATACCTGCGGGTGGCGACGCTCACCTTCGACCTCGAGCGAGACGACGACGATCTCGCGGACGGCACCTACGAGCTCCACGCCTACCAGCAGCGACCCGGCGGCGACGAACCGCTCTTCGTCCCGTTCCGGGACAAGACGACCGGCCAGCAAACCTACGAGGGCGGGCGGTACATGGAACTTGAGGCCGACCGCGACCTGGAGATCGGCGATGAGATCGTCCTCGATCTGAACCTCGCGTATTCGCCCTTCTGTGCCTACAGCGAGACGTTCGACTGCCCGAAGCCGCCCGAGGAGAACTGGCTCGAGGTGGCGATTCCGGCGGGCGAGCGCGTGGAATAA
- a CDS encoding ATP-dependent DNA helicase: protein MTDWRAIFGHDEPYDEQVDGIEAAIGTARDGGYTVIEGACGTGKTMIALTAGIHLVRDPDTDFKRVFVLTSVKQQLRQFEADLETINANLPDGWDPISGLTLVGKADVCPYNREGAGGIDDGNVYDRCETLRDRTRDLTGEGGVTTAGDLAARARSQQIGLADSGRRGGGARFLETAGEPTPYPPELPAYSDGGPAGSEVEYCPFYARYLEDLPDDGDGDPAEAVPFDVTETGLITPDELVARSARAGTCPHSVMGAALGHVEVVIGNYYHAFDPQTTAAFTGALCDESTFVVCDEAHMLEPRVRDLVSESVSDTTLRDAETELTRVIQPVQFEREGRRAEGGSMTADADLVRAELADSEVSFDELEQTRSFVTDLRTELDRRVRAHLDRHQPGWKSDLTALEDAELPLRDPAVPSEDELSEWARRAGYSDAIWVRAEHVGAVVARILNEAEDEERTRAAPAAGRVLGEWYRRGHVDHFREIELERTWDDTEPADAWRRAYNARLALHNCVPSDAIGSRLAAFGGGVLMSATLEPVEAFAEVTGLGYLEREEGRPVTERRYGLHFPEENRESFAVAVPKFTYDNRGRPGEENPTRLAYADAISRVATLPGNVLVGMPSYGEAEWAAGILEERIDKPVLLDASSGDAATESLKDDFFAGEGKVLVTSLRGTLTEGVDYSGDRLSAAVICGVPIVNTASPRTKAVRRAYDDEFGDGFTYALTVPAVRKARQAIGRVIRGPDDVGVRVLLDERYARDSWDSVRPYLPEDDEFQPVSPDMLEFGLERFRARLEL, encoded by the coding sequence ATGACCGACTGGCGCGCGATCTTCGGCCACGACGAGCCCTACGACGAGCAGGTCGACGGCATCGAGGCCGCGATCGGGACCGCTCGAGACGGCGGCTACACCGTGATCGAGGGCGCCTGCGGGACGGGCAAGACGATGATCGCCCTCACCGCGGGGATCCACCTCGTGCGCGATCCGGACACCGACTTCAAGCGCGTGTTCGTGCTCACGAGCGTCAAACAGCAACTGCGCCAGTTCGAGGCGGATCTGGAGACGATCAACGCGAACCTCCCCGACGGCTGGGACCCGATCTCGGGGCTCACCCTCGTCGGAAAGGCCGACGTCTGTCCGTACAACCGCGAGGGGGCGGGCGGGATCGACGACGGGAACGTCTACGACCGGTGTGAGACCCTGCGCGACCGCACTCGCGACCTGACCGGCGAGGGCGGCGTGACGACCGCGGGCGACCTCGCCGCCCGCGCCCGCAGCCAGCAGATCGGGCTCGCCGACAGCGGGCGTCGCGGGGGTGGCGCGCGCTTTCTCGAAACGGCGGGCGAACCGACGCCGTACCCACCCGAACTCCCGGCGTACAGCGACGGCGGTCCCGCCGGCAGCGAGGTCGAGTACTGTCCGTTCTACGCACGCTACCTCGAGGACCTCCCCGACGACGGCGACGGCGACCCGGCCGAAGCCGTCCCGTTCGACGTCACGGAGACGGGACTGATCACGCCCGACGAACTCGTCGCCCGCTCGGCTCGTGCCGGCACCTGCCCCCATTCGGTGATGGGTGCGGCCCTCGGCCACGTCGAGGTCGTGATCGGCAACTACTACCACGCCTTCGACCCGCAGACGACTGCGGCGTTCACGGGCGCGCTCTGTGACGAGTCGACGTTCGTCGTCTGCGACGAGGCCCATATGCTCGAGCCACGGGTGCGCGACCTCGTGAGCGAGTCGGTTTCGGACACCACGCTCCGGGACGCGGAAACCGAACTCACGCGGGTGATCCAGCCCGTCCAGTTCGAGCGAGAGGGCCGGCGGGCCGAGGGTGGCTCGATGACCGCCGACGCCGACCTCGTGCGGGCGGAGCTGGCCGACTCTGAGGTCTCGTTCGACGAACTCGAGCAGACGCGATCGTTCGTCACCGACCTGCGCACGGAGCTCGACCGGCGCGTGCGAGCCCACCTCGACCGTCACCAGCCGGGCTGGAAGTCCGACCTCACCGCGCTCGAGGACGCCGAGCTCCCGCTTCGCGATCCCGCCGTGCCGAGCGAGGACGAGCTGAGTGAGTGGGCGAGGCGGGCGGGGTACAGCGACGCGATCTGGGTCCGGGCCGAACACGTCGGCGCGGTCGTCGCGCGCATCCTGAACGAGGCGGAGGACGAAGAGCGAACGCGGGCCGCCCCTGCGGCTGGCCGCGTTCTCGGCGAGTGGTACCGGCGGGGGCACGTGGATCACTTCCGCGAGATCGAACTCGAGCGAACCTGGGACGACACCGAACCCGCCGACGCCTGGCGGCGCGCCTACAACGCCCGTCTCGCGCTGCACAACTGCGTGCCGAGTGACGCCATCGGGTCTCGACTGGCGGCCTTCGGCGGCGGCGTCCTGATGAGTGCGACCCTCGAGCCCGTCGAGGCGTTCGCCGAGGTGACGGGGCTTGGCTATCTCGAGCGCGAGGAGGGGCGGCCGGTCACCGAACGACGGTACGGACTGCACTTCCCCGAGGAGAACCGCGAGAGCTTCGCCGTCGCCGTTCCGAAGTTCACCTACGACAATCGCGGCCGACCCGGCGAGGAGAACCCGACGCGGCTGGCCTACGCCGACGCGATCTCGCGGGTCGCCACCCTCCCCGGAAACGTCCTCGTCGGCATGCCGAGTTACGGCGAGGCCGAGTGGGCCGCAGGGATCCTCGAGGAGCGGATCGACAAGCCCGTCCTGCTCGACGCCTCGAGCGGCGACGCCGCGACCGAGTCGCTGAAAGACGACTTCTTCGCCGGCGAGGGGAAGGTGCTCGTGACGAGCCTCCGGGGCACGCTCACGGAGGGCGTCGACTACAGCGGCGACCGGCTCTCGGCGGCGGTGATCTGTGGCGTCCCCATCGTTAACACCGCGAGCCCGCGGACGAAGGCGGTCCGGCGGGCCTACGACGACGAGTTCGGGGACGGCTTTACGTACGCACTGACGGTTCCAGCAGTCAGAAAGGCTCGCCAGGCGATCGGCCGCGTGATCCGCGGCCCCGACGACGTCGGTGTCCGGGTGCTGCTCGACGAGCGCTACGCCCGGGACAGCTGGGATTCCGTTCGTCCGTACCTCCCCGAGGACGACGAGTTCCAGCCGGTCAGTCCCGACATGCTCGAGTTCGGTCTCGAGCGATTTCGGGCCCGACTCGAGTTGTAG